A segment of the Bacillus licheniformis DSM 13 = ATCC 14580 genome:
GGTTTCCCATGGATGAGATCAATGGAAGAACGGATCGGACTTCTGCAGGACGGCTGGCAGAAAAAGCTGAACCTCAGCGAATATGTGAAGGCAAAATATGAGGAAACAGTTAAAGAAACACCGCTGCTGGAAGGAGAAACGGGTGCGGAGAAACGAAGGAGAGAGCTGTTTTACTTAAATATGCTCTGGTTTATGACAACGCTCTTGGATCGAAAAGACAGAATGAGCATGGGTGCGAGCCTCGAGGTCAGGGTTCCGTTTGCAGATCACAGGCTTGTCGAGTATGTCTGGAATATTCCATGGGATGTCAAAATGCATGGCAGCCGTGAAAAAGGCATCTTCCGCAAGGCGCTGGAAGGCATTTTGCCTGATGAAGTGCTGTACCGCAAAAAAAGCCCATATCCGAAAACGCACCACCCGGCCTATACGAAAGCCGTGATACGCTGGCTGGAGTCATTGCTGGAGCAAAAAGACTCGGCGCTCTATGCTTTCTTAGAAAAGAAAAAACTGGAGCGGCTGATTGAGACGGAAGGTGCATCATTTCAAGTTCCGTGGTACGGACAATTGATGAAGGGACCGCAGCTGATCGCCCACCTTGCCCAAATCCATACTTGGTTTGAAAGTTATCGAATTGATATCGAGGAATAACATAAAACACCCGGCATATGCCGGGTGTTCTGCGTTTTGGCAGCTAAGCTATAAAGAAACGGCGGCGTTTATTTTGAACACCGCCGATTTCTATGATCAGCAAGCCGGCCTGAGAGCCGGATGCATGAGAGTCACACCTGTTCAGTTTTGGAAGAAGGTCCAGGCTTTAAATTGTTGAGCCGTGAGACAAGATCCGTTCCGAAAGCGGAGCTTACGTCAACATCGTCCTGATCGATGTAGCTTTCTTTATACTCGTACGCGGAAGAACCGTGTTCGGCATAATCTAGTCCGGAAATTTCCTCCTCTTTTGATACCCTGATCGGAGCGAGGGCTTTCATTGCCGCGGCGACAGCGTATGTGGCAGCGAGGGTCCAGGCCGCGATCGACAAAATGCCGACGGCTTGAATGCCAAGCTGTGCGGCTCCTCCTCCGTAAAAGAGACCGCTCGATGTATTGAAAAGCCCGACTGCAAGCGTCCCCCAAACACCGCAAATACCGTGAACGGCAAGGGCGCCGACGGGATCGTCAAGCTTCAGCACCTGGTCGATAAACTGAACGCCGACAACTAAAATGACACCGGCGATGAATCCGATCAATATCGAGCCTGTAAATGAAACGCCGTCCGCGCCCGCGGTAATTCCGACAAGGCCGCCTAGCGCGCCGTTCAGCGTCAGGGAAGGATCGATCCTGCCGTAGCGGAAATAAGTGAACAGCGCCGAGCTGACGACTCCGCCCGATGCCGCTAAAAGGGTTGTGGTGATGACGTGCGGGACGGCGGCGGGATCAGCCGCAAGCGTGCTTCCGCCGTTGAACCCAAACCAGCCGAACCACAGGATAAAGACGCCGAGAGCGCCCAGCGGAATGCTGTGCCCTGGAATGGCGTTGACCTTGCCGTTTGTATATTTTCCGATCCGCGGCCCGAGAAACATGACAGCCGCAACTGCGCCCGCAGCGCCTGTCAAGTGAACGATTGAAGATCCGGCAAAATCGACAAATCCGAGGTCGTACAGCCAGCCTTCCCCCCAAGTCCAATGGCCGACAACCGGATAGATGAGACCGGTCATAAACAGCGTCAAGATCATGTAGCTGCCAAGCTTCATCCGTTCAGCGACAGCGCCGGAAATAATGGTGGCGCACGTAGC
Coding sequences within it:
- a CDS encoding ammonium transporter, with protein sequence MKTKVSAVLFLSFFLAASALAAEPTVQSVNDSVNMTWVAIGTLLVFFMHAGFAMVESGFTRAKNTLNILMKNFLTISIGSILYFFAGYAFMFGDSAGGFIGTSGFALAGDQDVGFFVFQAVFAATCATIISGAVAERMKLGSYMILTLFMTGLIYPVVGHWTWGEGWLYDLGFVDFAGSSIVHLTGAAGAVAAVMFLGPRIGKYTNGKVNAIPGHSIPLGALGVFILWFGWFGFNGGSTLAADPAAVPHVITTTLLAASGGVVSSALFTYFRYGRIDPSLTLNGALGGLVGITAGADGVSFTGSILIGFIAGVILVVGVQFIDQVLKLDDPVGALAVHGICGVWGTLAVGLFNTSSGLFYGGGAAQLGIQAVGILSIAAWTLAATYAVAAAMKALAPIRVSKEEEISGLDYAEHGSSAYEYKESYIDQDDVDVSSAFGTDLVSRLNNLKPGPSSKTEQV